One Carya illinoinensis cultivar Pawnee chromosome 5, C.illinoinensisPawnee_v1, whole genome shotgun sequence genomic window, ATTTGCACGTTTTCCACCATAGGCATCTTGGTCACTGGCTTCATCCATTTCATTATCAACTTGAGCTGGAGCATTCTCTGCATTCTCGTCAGACATGTGGCCAGGGTGCCCTTTCCTCAAATGGAGTTTAAGCTTGTATTCGTGAATGTAGGCCTTATCACACGCTTCATAAGGACATGCATAAGGGCGGTCAGATGATGCGGAGCCATAAACCCCAGAAGAAGGCTTGGGAGTTTTGTTCTGCTTCTCTGTGGGAGGTGTGTATTTTGTGACATCCATGGTCACACTCTGCAAATTAACGGTGAGATCAGTAAAATAACATGGAAAGAAGCTTTTGTACTAATTATGTCACCTATTAAATTTTGGTGTTTATTTTAAATGCAGAGGATGGTCCTTGTGCTAGATGGCATGCGTGAAAACGGAGcttacaaagaaaaataagtacTTTGCCATAATTTTGTTGACTCGCATGAGCAATGGAATAAAAATCTTCTTTAAGCCTATTGATTCTTTTTCTCCCAGAATTCAGGGTTGAAGGCAAGCTACAAATTGAGTACCTAGCACTAGTAAGTATTTCAAGCACCAACAAGCCACTGCACGTTTAAACAAAAGATCGGTCCAATGAATTGAAAAACCTGAGCACACAAAAGATCCTGTGAATGCGTGCCCGTCGACTCCTCTACCTAGGGCTAAGAGATTTCATAACCTGAGCTTTACTTAAGCAAGACAGGATCAGGTCTTGAATAGCATTTTGAAAGAGAATTTACTCTGTTTTCCAACTCTTATGTCTGGCAGCCACACCTTGTTAGATAGAGAAAAACCTATAGAAACACAATATCAAAAAGGTTGCCTGAAATCCAAAATTACCAAAAAGCAAAAACCTCAATAATATAGATGATTATTGGGGATGCAGGTACATCGTTTGAAATAGCATTTATTGGTTGCGCGACTCAATAAGAATGAAGCCATCCCTTCTAGAGGTAGGATTAATCCAATCCAAAAGACGAGAGACTCTACTTTGGATTTGTGCAATGGAGACCTACAAATGCACCAGTGAAAGAGGATCCATATTTGAGCTTGAGTCAAGACAGTATTCATGTAAAGGCTCAAAAGCAAATCTGGAAGATTTAGTGAAGGAAGATGGACTTTCTTTCAAGATAGAAGAATTTAGATGCCCTGAAAAATACTTTATGGTAAGATCTAATAAAGCACCTTCAAAGCGAATAGCACAAGAATATGTCAGTAACGGCAAAAGCAAAGAAGTGGAACCCCACCTTTTCATGGTGAGATGCAATGTGGTTCTTCAGCTTGTACTCATGAGCATATCTCTTTCCACAATCTGGGTATGGGCATATATGATAGTTTTCTTGTGAATGTGTTTTCATGTGTGACCTTAGGTTGAAATCCAGAGAAAATGCCTGCAATTCATATTAGAAACTTGTCAGAACAAACATATGTGCGGGTGCACTTGCACGCGTGATTGCAGACAAACATAACTCATAAAGAAGCTTTTTGAAGCAGAAACAAAGATATGATTAATCTGAGTTGGTCAGAGTATAAGAAGGTACAGGGAACTTCACAACAAATTGATGTTAGGTCAAGAATAAACAAGACGATGCTTGGTTGACTATGGCAccatcaattaattttttcattggaCAGTATTCTTGTTTGACAGATGGATCATATCCAAACCAGAGACAGAGTATCCAGGTGCTAATACTGCCACTTTCATTGAAGGAGGGGAGGAAGAAAACAACCTTCCCAtctgatatgcttaaattcaacTAATTCTTGTATCTTCATATAATAGTCAACTTtcagtttgtaaaaaaaaaaaaaaaaaatcagacatAAATCTGATTGTGGAAACAGATACATCAACAAAACCACCGATCAAGTGAGAATGTTTTCCGATTGCCTCTCCTAAAACCGAAATGTGACAGAGCTGTGAAAAATCTTGGCCATATTTCAAGCACGGAATAAACTATGTACAAAACTTGCACTTAAATAACTTTTATAAGTAAATACCACTCATAATATATTTGCATACAaacatacacacatatataagaaaaaacagCATAGAAATCATTCAAGAAGAATCTAAGAAGGCAGATTAATCACCTTACCACAGCCTTCATGAGGACAAATGAAATCTCTTTCTCCAGTATGAATGAGAAAGTGTCTTTTCAATTTTGAACTATCCAAAAATTTCTGCCACATATACACAACCCTTTGAGAATGTTAAATAATCAcgatgggaaaagaaaaaaaatgaaatgtagAGCAAAAAAAGAATGATTGGTGATATTGTATAATGTTGAACAACCAGACAAGAAGAGACCAGAAGAGAAGTTGTTCTAAGCACATATagatatatcaatatatatatatatatatttatatatatatacatataatgttGATCACACTCAATCCAGTCCAACAACCCAGCCATATCTATATGCGGTTTGGCAAGTTCAGACTACAGGGTTAAATCAGAAAGTGAAATCTCTAAAACTTACAATGcctgcattttcttttctttcttcctccaaGTGATTTGATTTCAATCCATTCATGTGTTCTTGTACCATCTCATGAAATTCCCATGATTGTGCACCTCAAAAGATTACCTGATTCTCATTGCATAATTGATGCTTATCTCTTTCCTATGAGCTTAAACTTTCCTTTGCAGAATATGATTACCTCTGGATATGTGATTCTTATTTAGTTGGTAGACTTTTATCTATGGGATTTGTTCCAGTCCAGTTAAGAATTTGTTTAACAATCAAAGtagaagctttttttttttttttttttttttgttcataagGTAAATTTTACTTAAGACCAATGGAAATAGGAGGTATACATTCTACGTAAGTGGATCTTTATACTCAAACAAattgaagttgattaatgaaaatTGAGTGGTTTGGTTTATGAAAGGCTTCTGTGTCTAGAGTTTTTCcaaatcatcttcttctttcttaGGTCCTGTTCAAGTTGGTGTTCACAGACCATGCATAGATTTTATCAGAATTTCCTTAGCCCCTCTTTTGCAGCCATCAAATCAAGCTCCTTCCCTTGCCCCATAAAATCCCTAAAACCATACTTGTTTCCCAAACAGGGCCGCCAAACAACCTATCAAAACCAGCCAAACCCAGCTATTGCTGCTACCAGAAGGTTTTCTGCAACCTAATGTTCTCTGTTTCAGCCCCTTTTCACTTTAGAAATCCAAGCTTTCCAAGTCAAACTCAAACTACAAACCTAAACACATTTTTCTATAATTCCCAGCCCGAGGACCTTGAGTTTCAGCATGAAGTCCTCAACATAAATTCACGTAGACTGGTTTTCCAAATATGCACTACATCAATAACAATACTGCTACTTCATATTGGCtatttcatgatgcaacttATCATAGCCTCAGATCATTGAAATTTAGAACTGTGAACCAATTTCCACTTCCCATAGTTTTGTTACTTAGTTCAAAacttctatttttaaaaagaacttGTTCGAAACAAATTGAGAAAAACAAGGAATTCTTTTTACAAGCAAcattttatttatgataaaaaaggCATTGCCTAAATACATGGAGCATATAcatgagaaggaaaaaaaagaactaaaaacAAATaccaaagggaaaagaaaaggaacatAGCCAAGACGTTGGGAAATATACCTTTCCACATCCTTCATAATGACAAACATattgtctctctccatggatgTGAGAATGCTTCCTTAAAGCACCAGCGTCAATAAAGGTCTTGCCACAACCTTCGTAGCTGCAAAGGAAAAGTACTTCAGTCGTTGGTTCTGGTTCTGGCTCTGGTGCCTCTAGCTCTTTTGCCTTTTCTTTCAAGGCCTTCAAGGTTTCCTCTAAGCAAAGCATGAAAGAGAAACATTAGGCCAAACTCACATGACAAAGCACTAAAGGAAGTGCTGCATTCTTGGAAGCTTATTGCAGTGTTGAACTAAGTAATTCAATACAGGTACATATGGGTTAAAACATGTATGCTTGTTGTTGATCTTTTGATTGTAGACTCATTTAATTTCATACACTGACATCAGAAATTTTTCTGTCTCCCCttctaataattagaaaaaaaattcagcCCCTTAAAAAAGCATCGGCACCAGAAGTTGTAGTTGAATGAAAATCTGTTTAGTTTTTAAAGAtaagaaagatacattcatacCATTTGTGCGTGAAGATTTCTCCTACCGGGGCAGAtaatagagaaaaatattttaaaaagaggcTAGGTAAAAAGCAAGTAAGACTACCTGTGACCCATTTCAAGACTAAGCACTTCCCACCAGTTGCTACAACATCTTGGGGAACCCTAAAATAAAACcagtatatcattagcatgcaaCACACATGAAAGGATTAAACAGCAAAACCAATCATGTAGCGCACAAAGATCTCATAAAATATTCTATTCTAAGTATCCCATTGGTTCCTAAATATATAGAGAGAGCGGAAACGTATATCCCTTCTTCAAATCAGAACCGAAGTGATAAGTTAATGATTTAACTATATTCAATTGAAACTCCGAGAAATCAATAACCCAAAACATAACTCATTGGAGATAAAACCCTGCCCAACTTAATCCaagattttacttttatttctcCTCCTCATTGCCACAAACCAATCAACCCACAATTGAGCAATTGAGACCCATTCACTGATATTTTGTATGCTTgggaaaatagaaaaacaaaccAACCACTCAACTTTAAGGCTAAATTAACCACAATACCCGAAGCATTCTTCCTTTATAACATGTCTCATGTCTCAGAAACCGAACAAAGAACATTATATAGCATCTAAAAAACGTAACTTGCTTTTTCTATTTTCCTCAATTTTATTGAACAGAGATAACAATATAATTGAACCAATAAACAGACACTCTCGTTATTTAACCAGGGAAAAACCCCAAACGAATCAGGCTCGTGACCAAAAACCCCAAACGACTCAGGCTCGTGACCAAAttatctaaaattttattttttatttttatttttctttacgtAGGTTTTCTCTGGAACCAAACAATAACAGTTATTTAGCCCTAGAAACTGCAGGAGACGAAGattaaccaaaaagaaaaagaaaaaagtaattaaaccaaaaaataagaagaaaaaatacaagaaaaaacatACCACTCCTTAAACCACTTGACTGCAGGGGTCCTGGACTTTATAATGGGGCGGCGTTCGAATAGATTGTGATTGAACTGCGTGTCCATCTCTTTGTCCCTTTGTCCTCCTTATGCATTCAAAGCGAACTTTGAGAATCAACGGAGCCTTTATGGATCAAAGCTTGGGTTAGGGTTTCGACCAGGCAAAAATAAAGAGGCGAGAGAAATTAGGACAGCGAGCCAGGGAAAAAGCTCGAGGGACTCGTCCATGTCCGGTAGGATTAATCTGTTTGGTGCTTTGCGCTTCGCGGACTGGAATGATCGAACCGTATTCGACCGGATCACGTTGACTCAAACGAACCAACCGGCCGGTCTAACTATTTCATAACCCTTTTTAAGCTGAATTTTGCTACCTATAAATAAAGTTACAttctaatctgcgtaccaatattgattctttcatatttaaaatttaaattaatattatttttaagaaaatttattttttaaccaattacattagattagtgcatatattaatacgtaattatatttataactagatttttccttttaaactaGCAACTAGCAAGAGCAAACGAgtcaacattattattatttttagatagaaaaattctactcattattcatatatacactaggtataattttttatttttttatttttttctcttactaaatatatagtatatagataataagtagaataattcaattaattttagaataataaaaccaaaagcattttttaaaaattttaaaaatgtgatatatagtgtgtaaaaataatgagtagcaaaatcttttaattaaatattctaccaTCTAATATTAGACAAttgtttattttgatgaacaaacaatgcaagatatACTAACACGTGTGAAACAATAACaacatattatttatacaagaaaaacctaatttgtattttaattttaagatttagtagtattttaatttaaatactttattttattaatttaaatattaagtatttaagtattattaaatcttaactatttgcattttaatcttgagatttagtagtattttaattaaaatacttcatttgattaatttagaattaacaatttaaatattattaaatcttaactatttgtattttaagatttagtagtattttaatttaaatacttcattttattaatttataattaactatttaagtattattaaatcttaactatttgtattttaattttaagatttagtagaatttaatttaaatactttattttattaatttaaatattaattatttaagtattattaaatcttaactatttgcattttaattttaagattttaattaaaatacttcattttagtaatttagaattaactatttaaatattattaaatcttaactatttatatttttattttaagatttagtagtattttaatttaaatacttcattttattaatttataattaactatttaaatattcttatatcttaactattaatttttattttaagatttcgtattaactatttgtattcttacttagtttaagtatttttaaacaatttttgaATAATCATTATAGACAACTATccttatatattctaatttataattgtaaatacatTGATGCATAAGTTTTCATTTGAACGGTGTTAAACTATGTTTGAACTAAAACAAACACGTTCGAACGATAATTCTAAACCGTTTGAACGAGTATGTTCCAAATTCCAGTCGTCTTCAACAATAGAAAACGCCATTAATCCCGAACTCATAACAACACAAACAACAATATCAAgaacaaacaaatttttaacATTACAAAATATCATATTCAAACCAAATGAGAATATAAGTCACATATTTGGGTTAATGGAGATGAAAAGGCAAGGAGATTAAATGTGTCGTGTACCCAATGCGAATGAGCTCCCCAAAAAGCAGTAAAAATAACGAATTAATCCGAGAATGATTGAGTGAAATGATAACTAGTAGTATTTTGGGGCTAGATTGAGGGAGAATGAGAGACTGAGAGCGGCAAGAAGAGGGCGAGAATGAGATTCTGTCGtgtatttgcataatatttccCGTTCGAACAATAAACTATGCATTCCTGCTCTGTTCTAGATGAGCTAAAATATTATTGTTCCGTTCGAACGCTTATTATTAAGAGTTCGAACGATTTGGtaaatgtttaataatattttttttacactataactttaaataaaagaacaatattaatatatgtagatatattagatgacactatagtttagtaacatagtaATATCATATTATAGCATAATCAAGCatattatattagattatatatatctacatatagtatcatatatataaagtgtcatctaattagactataactaaaatataatatgttaatatattaaactatatatatcatatatatactatcatatatatatacatatagcgtcatctaattagactatagctaaaatataatatgttaatatattagactatagataacatatatatagtatcacatatatatagtgtcatctaattagactataactaaaatataatatgttaatatattagactatatatatcatatatatactatcatatatatatatatatatatatatatacatatagtgtcatctaattagacTATAACTAAAATACATAGTATCAACAATATTagactagtatataatatactatactaGTATCATTgatattagactatagtataatataatatattatatattatatactagtctATATTATCAATGATACTacagtctaatattatatactagtatagtatattatatatataataacatatattatatactagtatataatatataatatactataagttATACTACACCATATAacttgtagtatattatatatataatatataatatattaaatattatataatatatagtatattaaatataacaactatatatagtatattatatatataataacatatattataatatattatataatatagtatagcAT contains:
- the LOC122311827 gene encoding zinc finger transcription factor YY1 is translated as MDTQFNHNLFERRPIIKSRTPAVKWFKEWVPQDVVATGGKCLVLKWVTEETLKALKEKAKELEAPEPEPEPTTEVLFLCSYEGCGKTFIDAGALRKHSHIHGERQYVCHYEGCGKKFLDSSKLKRHFLIHTGERDFICPHEGCGKAFSLDFNLRSHMKTHSQENYHICPYPDCGKRYAHEYKLKNHIASHHEKSVTMDVTKYTPPTEKQNKTPKPSSGVYGSASSDRPYACPYEACDKAYIHEYKLKLHLRKGHPGHMSDENAENAPAQVDNEMDEASDQDAYGGKRANGKNQKQSSRPKPNLKLPPPKVAQRKGSTPSAIPVNVMKKPWPLKEEGYEEEDSEETEEDRDNVEDGWRYAENNEDDDEETDFED